Proteins encoded by one window of Modestobacter marinus:
- the folE gene encoding GTP cyclohydrolase I FolE, producing MADLAEGRVDAARIEAAVREILLAIGEDPDRPGLVDTPARVARAYGETFAGLGQDPYDVLATTFDEDHDELVLVKDIPMYSTCEHHLVPFHGRAHVGYIPGADGRVTGLSKLARLVEVYARRPQVQERMTRQIADALFEVLKPQGVIVVVEAEHLCMAMRGVRKPGSTTLTSAVRGIFRESPATRSEAMSLILGR from the coding sequence GTGGCCGACCTGGCCGAGGGCCGGGTCGACGCAGCCCGGATCGAGGCCGCCGTCCGGGAGATCCTGCTGGCGATCGGGGAGGACCCGGACCGGCCCGGCCTCGTCGACACCCCCGCACGGGTCGCCCGGGCGTACGGGGAGACCTTCGCCGGCCTGGGCCAGGACCCCTACGACGTCCTGGCGACGACGTTCGACGAGGACCACGACGAGCTGGTCCTGGTCAAGGACATCCCCATGTACTCGACCTGCGAGCACCACCTGGTGCCCTTCCACGGCCGGGCGCACGTCGGCTACATCCCCGGCGCCGACGGGCGGGTGACCGGGCTGTCCAAGCTGGCCCGGCTGGTCGAGGTCTACGCGCGGCGGCCACAGGTGCAGGAGCGGATGACCCGGCAGATCGCCGACGCGCTGTTCGAGGTGCTCAAGCCGCAGGGCGTCATCGTGGTCGTGGAGGCCGAGCACCTGTGCATGGCGATGCGCGGCGTCCGCAAGCCCGGTTCGACCACCCTCACCTCGGCGGTGCGCGGCATCTTCCGGGAGAGCCCGGCGACCCGCAGCGAGGCGATGAGCCTCATCCTGGGCCGGTGA